In Synchiropus splendidus isolate RoL2022-P1 chromosome 15, RoL_Sspl_1.0, whole genome shotgun sequence, the genomic stretch GCTAGCAGCACACttccccactagatggcgccctccGGACGCTTGGTGCTCCACTCTCTCATCTCTGTTTGTCGTTCCAGACTACGCTGAGCCGGCTCTTGGGCAGAAACTGGGCTCGACGTTCAGACCCTCCTCAGAGGAAGCCTACACCGTCCCGTACGCCTTCAACCACTACGACACTCCCAGCACTGTGCCGGAGTACGCCGAGCCTCTTCCTGCCGAGCCCGAGTATGCCACCCCATTCAGCGAGCCGGACTCGGCGCCGCCCGCAGGCCTCCTCCACACCAGCACCAGTCAGCTTCCAGCGCAGGGCTGCGGCCACGCCGACTATGACTGCCCCTCCCACAGGATGCTGTCCAACGGCTACTGCACTCCCGCAATCCACGCTCACAACACCCGACCTGACAGTGTGGTCTATGCTGAGCCCAAGTCATGTGACGCTGTGACGCAGAAGCATCTGtgaaggctggagctcactGGCCTCCAGCAACCAAGACACTTGTTCAGTGAAGTGGCAGCTGTTGGAGACTCTGTTGAAAACAGACGTGTGGCTGGGTGGAAGTGAAACGACATCGTTTATACAGACGTGGGTCTGGAAATATCCCTTTAATCACATGTTGCACTTTGATATTCATTTTgttaaataatttcaaaaatgaAAGCGTTGTTACGATTTATTTCACCGCTAGGGGGAGACGTTGAAaagtctatttaaaaaaaaaaccctgccgTTTTTGACCcgaaactataaaaaaaaacggGAACGATGAAAGTTTCACACGATATTTTAAATTTGAAAGGCACCTGTCACGTGACAAGATGGAAGAATGTGAGGCAAGTTGGGGCGTTGTCGGCTCATTTAACTGCATGCGCGGCATCAGCTGCTGGAGACTGACGTCGCTTCTCTGAACGGTGAAAAaagggttttaaaaagttgcatATTCCTCACCTCAAGAAACAAGAGTTTATTTTCTGATGGCACACAAACCTTTTTCTTCATACACaatgtacatttttacaaaatacAGATCAGCTAATTAAATATTTTACGTCCATCAACAAAGAATTTGACAAAATTCTTCTCAGCCAAAACAGACACCAAGCAAAGTGCTCCATAAAAGTGAAGCAAATCATGATGATTGACTGTTGAAATGAGCAAAACAAATATATGAGTAATGTTAGAAACAGATTAAATAGAATGTTGAcacaattttaaaaacaaatggtctcagcaggtggtcataatgtaaagCAGAttggttttgaaatgttttcagtgaCAGAGGTCTCCATTGGCAGAGGCTGGGCACTAGACAACACGCCTATAGACACAAACTCAGCTCCTCACTTGGGTTGCTCGGTGTCTCCGCCAGCCTCCCCCTCTGAGGAGTAGTGCGCCAGGGTTTGGTGTCTGTTCCTGGAAGGAGCATCTTTGAACCCGAGGCCACAGTCCTCACAGGTGTAGGGTAGCTGGTCTGGGACCCCGTCCTCCCCATCGCCTCCCTTCAGCGCACCAGAAGGTTGCTGAGCTGGTGCCAGATTCAAACCTACACTGGGCGTACGGACGGTGAGCGGGCGTCCAGCACCTCCTCTGTCCTCTGGAACCAGCCCGTGCACAGTGCGGTAGTGAAAGCTGATCCCAGATCTGTTGGAGAATCCTTTATCGCAGATGCCGCACACGAACGGTCTCTCGCCAGTGTGGATGCGGGTGTGGATCTTCAAGGCTCCAGACTGAGTGAAGCACTTCccacagtgggtgcagctgTAGGGTTTCTCCCCCGTGTGCGTCCTCTGGTGAGCCCTGAAGCCGGCCAGATGCGGGAAGCCCTTCCCACAGAAGCCGCAGGTGTACGGCCTCTCGCCGGTGTGGATGCGTCTGTGGATCTTCAGAGCACCAGACTGGCTGAAGCTCTTGCCGCACTCGGAGCAGGTGTAGGGGCGAGCGCCGGTATGGACGTTGAGGTGGATGCGGAGGTTGCTGTGGGAGTTGAAGGTCCTGCCGcagtgagagcagaggaagccGCAGGGCTTGCCGGCGTGCTGGCTGAgctggtgctgcagcagctgggagGGTCTGGAGAAAGAGGCGGCGCAGTGCATGCAGAGGTGCGGCTGGGACGCAGCAGGCGGCTCCTCCGGCTGTCGGCGGTGTGAGCACGGCGGGAAGGATGGCGGGCACGTGAAGCACGGGAGGGAGAACCGCGGCTGAGATGGGAGCAGCTGTGGGCAGGGCAGGCACGAGGTCATGGggcagtggtggtggtggaagtGGTGATGGGTGTGGGAGAGCTCGGACTTGCCGCCCTCAGCCTGACTCAGCATCGACCCACAGGAACGGTACACACACGGACATGGAAACACGAAGGGGTTAAAAGAGGACGCTCGGGCTGAAGGCTCCCCGCTGGACTGAGTCACGCCCGAGTTGTCTCCCTGCGTTTGCATCCTGCGCTCTGACTCACAGGTGCTGGTGGCCTCGTGGGTCACGCGCTGCTTCGCCCCGGTGCTGGCGCCGGCCGCTGAGGGCGAGTGAGCCGGGGCAGCTCTCGGTTTTAACACCTCgaaggaagaggtggaggaggggcaGCCTGGGCACGTGCAGTCGTGATctgggcagagaggaaaaccCATCAACATTGGCCTGAAACAAACCCTTATTTCATCCTCGGTGGCATGAGACCTGTACGACTTTACAAACACGGCAAACggtaaacacattttcattgtcGCTACTTGTACAGGGTTCAATCTTGTTTTCAAACCTTACATTTGACTCAAAATACGTTGTGATAAGAACGCGACCGTGGTGAAATGATCCCACAATGCCG encodes the following:
- the si:ch211-79k12.2 gene encoding zinc finger protein OZF isoform X1, whose protein sequence is MDRDKIGDIQSTWVDMHQLLGDLMLPVSDPKSLPGVTNTGGVSAEAQKKNVAGREDHDCTCPGCPSSTSSFEVLKPRAAPAHSPSAAGASTGAKQRVTHEATSTCESERRMQTQGDNSGVTQSSGEPSARASSFNPFVFPCPCVYRSCGSMLSQAEGGKSELSHTHHHFHHHHCPMTSCLPCPQLLPSQPRFSLPCFTCPPSFPPCSHRRQPEEPPAASQPHLCMHCAASFSRPSQLLQHQLSQHAGKPCGFLCSHCGRTFNSHSNLRIHLNVHTGARPYTCSECGKSFSQSGALKIHRRIHTGERPYTCGFCGKGFPHLAGFRAHQRTHTGEKPYSCTHCGKCFTQSGALKIHTRIHTGERPFVCGICDKGFSNRSGISFHYRTVHGLVPEDRGGAGRPLTVRTPSVGLNLAPAQQPSGALKGGDGEDGVPDQLPYTCEDCGLGFKDAPSRNRHQTLAHYSSEGEAGGDTEQPK
- the si:ch211-79k12.2 gene encoding zinc finger protein OZF isoform X2; translation: MDRDKIGDISTWVDMHQLLGDLMLPVSDPKSLPGVTNTGGVSAEAQKKNVAGREDHDCTCPGCPSSTSSFEVLKPRAAPAHSPSAAGASTGAKQRVTHEATSTCESERRMQTQGDNSGVTQSSGEPSARASSFNPFVFPCPCVYRSCGSMLSQAEGGKSELSHTHHHFHHHHCPMTSCLPCPQLLPSQPRFSLPCFTCPPSFPPCSHRRQPEEPPAASQPHLCMHCAASFSRPSQLLQHQLSQHAGKPCGFLCSHCGRTFNSHSNLRIHLNVHTGARPYTCSECGKSFSQSGALKIHRRIHTGERPYTCGFCGKGFPHLAGFRAHQRTHTGEKPYSCTHCGKCFTQSGALKIHTRIHTGERPFVCGICDKGFSNRSGISFHYRTVHGLVPEDRGGAGRPLTVRTPSVGLNLAPAQQPSGALKGGDGEDGVPDQLPYTCEDCGLGFKDAPSRNRHQTLAHYSSEGEAGGDTEQPK